TTCAGTTTATTAGGTTATGATTCTTGCATGAATTCTTTGATCTTTCTCTCTTCCCAATTTTTACCGAATAATGGGTTATATCCAAAGGCATAAAGACCATTCATTAACAAACCAAATCCCCAACCCAAAGCCGGAAAAATGAACCATAGAAAACTTGTTGTATTATAATTGATATATGCTAAAATGGGAATTACGATGCAGTATGCTAATAAGTTGCCATAAAAACCTTTTATAGCTTCTACTTTTTCTTTTGCTTTTTGATACTTGTAATTGTTGTCGTTTGTGAAATTTGATTCCATCTTTATGTGTTTTAGGTTATTGTTATTTGATTACTATACTTCAAATTTCGGCAGATAACCCAGGTTTTGAAAAAATGAAATACCCAGTTGTAATTTTTTACGACTGAATTGTAAAATGTGGTAATTATAGGCGTAAAAAACCTTTAAAACCCATACGATTTCTTTGCACTTTCTATCTGTAGTTCTTCTGTAGTATTAGGATACAGCAGGTATTTAGGTGCTATAATAGGTTTTGAACTAGTAATGGTAATCTTGGTAATTGTAGCAAATGGAAACTTGCCTTCAGTAAGGTGTAGCAGCATTTTCTCCATCTTAGAGAAGTCTGTAGCTGATTTCTCTATTATTTCAGCCGCGCCTTTAAGCTGGAATCCTTTTTGCTTTAAAATGTCTATAAAACTGATACACACGTTTTTATTCGCCCTTATATTTTTAACGGTTTGTGGCGAAGCTATATTTGCTACTATAATTGTATCGTCTTCAAAATAACAGAATATCTCTTTGGGTGATACATTAGGCATGTTATCGGCAGAAGATGTTGCCAGCCAACACAATACACTATCGTCTATAGCCGCTTCTATTTCTTTTGTTAGCATCATAGTGTAATTCTTTAAAATTCATTCAAAAATTATCTTTCTCCATGAATTCCTTAATTTTTCTTTCTTCCCAGTCATTACCAAATAACGGATTTAAGCCATAAGCCTTTAAGCCATGGGCAAGTAAACCTATACCCCAACCAATGGCAGGGAAAATAACCCACACAAAACTGGTAGTTCTATAATTTATAAAGGCAAGCACAGGTATTACAATACAGTATGAGGTTAAGTTACCGTAGAAGCCTTTAATAAGCTCTACACGCTCTTTAGCTTTCTCATAGCGCTTGGCACTAATGTGAGAATCTTGTGTTTCTCTAAACGAAATTTCGTTCATTAACATAGGTAAGCGTACTTTAAACTCTTTGTCCGTTTTAAAGATTTGCATTTCCTTTTTTGTGAGAATGGCATAGCGTTGGCGTATATTCTGCAGCCCTACCCCACTACTCTTTTTAACCACCTGTTTTTCTTGAAGATTATTAACGAC
Above is a window of Maribacter aquivivus DNA encoding:
- a CDS encoding 2TM domain-containing protein → MESNFTNDNNYKYQKAKEKVEAIKGFYGNLLAYCIVIPILAYINYNTTSFLWFIFPALGWGFGLLMNGLYAFGYNPLFGKNWEERKIKEFMQES
- a CDS encoding pyridoxamine 5'-phosphate oxidase family protein, with the protein product MMLTKEIEAAIDDSVLCWLATSSADNMPNVSPKEIFCYFEDDTIIVANIASPQTVKNIRANKNVCISFIDILKQKGFQLKGAAEIIEKSATDFSKMEKMLLHLTEGKFPFATITKITITSSKPIIAPKYLLYPNTTEELQIESAKKSYGF